The following are from one region of the Pectobacterium actinidiae genome:
- the pdeH gene encoding cyclic-guanylate-specific phosphodiesterase, which yields MAELIVQQEGHFNQVGAGFLQQGDAEPLGADYWLQCQRRYTFQPIYRTSGKLMAIELLTSVFFPTLPQKFISPEKYFANIDVETRLLIIVEQLQLLSQWSFRFIRDDLFASVNIDGMTLLALQNNLEAKRLIASMPWIRFEMVENQGGLPKEILTKLPEAQTLWLDDFGCGMANFSSLMLAQYDCIKVARELFILLQQSSEGKTVFPALIALLSRFCNYVVIEGIETQEEWAIVQTSHAYAAQGYYLSRPQPFENFEMLKIEL from the coding sequence ATGGCGGAACTCATAGTGCAGCAGGAAGGTCATTTTAATCAGGTTGGGGCAGGGTTTCTCCAACAGGGAGACGCGGAGCCATTAGGCGCTGATTACTGGCTCCAATGCCAACGGCGGTATACTTTTCAGCCCATTTACCGAACATCCGGTAAATTAATGGCTATTGAGTTACTGACTTCCGTTTTTTTTCCTACCCTGCCGCAAAAATTCATCTCTCCTGAAAAATACTTCGCGAATATCGATGTTGAAACCCGACTGTTAATTATTGTAGAACAACTGCAACTTCTATCTCAGTGGAGTTTTCGATTTATTCGCGACGATCTTTTTGCCTCCGTCAACATTGATGGTATGACGCTACTGGCGTTGCAAAATAATCTGGAAGCCAAACGTCTGATCGCTTCAATGCCCTGGATTCGTTTTGAAATGGTCGAGAATCAGGGAGGGCTGCCAAAAGAAATCTTAACCAAGCTCCCAGAAGCACAAACACTGTGGCTGGATGATTTCGGTTGCGGTATGGCGAATTTTTCATCACTCATGCTGGCCCAGTATGATTGCATCAAAGTGGCACGTGAGCTCTTCATTCTCCTGCAACAAAGTAGCGAAGGGAAAACCGTTTTCCCTGCACTGATCGCTTTGCTATCGCGTTTTTGCAATTATGTGGTCATTGAAGGAATAGAAACACAGGAAGAGTGGGCTATTGTTCAGACATCGCATGCTTATGCTGCCCAGGGATACTACCTCTCGCGCCCTCAGCCGTTTGAGAATTTTGAGATGTTGAAGATCGAACTCTAG
- a CDS encoding sensor domain-containing protein, which produces MYEIIITLLLLLLLFSSVKNRKIKQKFKTEQKKQDFLNMTFFAMEYSPASIMIADENCEIIYVNRQFITMSGYMPDEVIGKKTNILNSGMTNASVYEDLWTTINKGNVWSGEFVNRRKDGQLYWEKANIVKIYNKASNTTQYVGIKLDITERKSQEHHDNSYNRALELLSSGAPLKDILDAIIFSVEEKNPGRIVCSVLLVDKEKKCLTLGSAPSLPGFYKNAIHNVKIADGVASFGTAAYTGKRVIADDISVHPHWSLYKGLALYAGLRSCWSEPIIGQNKEILGVLSVYHRKVYVPTEEEIFSIEKSAQLIAIAIERYHAIDMLRRSEEHYRQLAHYDSLTSLANGLTFAEQMEQAILLSKQTGRKIALMFLDLDKFKQINDSFGHAVGDLLLKEAAARMRGAVRDSDTVYRRSGDEFIILLQGIKEIDNTLYVADKIHNALNKPFEINGKKLDISCSIGIALYPEHGTDSLTLAINADSAMYQAKAMGRSQTQIYHNMNDH; this is translated from the coding sequence GTGTATGAAATTATAATAACCCTGTTGTTGTTATTGTTATTGTTTTCTTCTGTAAAAAATAGAAAAATCAAACAAAAATTTAAAACTGAGCAGAAAAAACAAGATTTCCTCAACATGACTTTCTTTGCGATGGAATATAGTCCTGCCTCAATTATGATCGCAGATGAAAATTGTGAAATTATTTACGTCAATCGTCAGTTTATTACTATGTCTGGCTATATGCCGGATGAAGTTATTGGCAAAAAAACGAATATATTAAACTCTGGCATGACCAACGCCAGCGTCTATGAAGATCTGTGGACTACCATAAATAAAGGTAATGTTTGGAGTGGTGAGTTCGTTAACCGGCGTAAAGATGGGCAGTTGTATTGGGAAAAGGCCAATATCGTTAAAATATATAATAAGGCGAGTAACACGACCCAGTATGTCGGCATTAAGTTAGATATTACCGAGCGAAAATCGCAGGAACATCATGATAATTCATACAATCGTGCGCTGGAGTTGTTATCAAGCGGCGCGCCGCTGAAGGATATCCTGGATGCGATCATTTTCAGCGTTGAGGAAAAAAACCCTGGTCGTATCGTTTGTTCTGTACTGCTCGTTGATAAAGAAAAGAAATGTTTGACGCTTGGATCGGCACCGAGCCTGCCAGGTTTTTATAAAAATGCCATTCACAACGTGAAAATTGCCGATGGTGTGGCTTCGTTTGGTACAGCGGCCTATACCGGAAAACGCGTGATTGCTGACGATATTTCCGTGCATCCGCATTGGTCTTTATATAAAGGGCTCGCGTTATATGCCGGGCTGCGTTCCTGCTGGTCTGAACCTATCATTGGTCAGAACAAAGAAATATTAGGTGTTTTAAGTGTTTATCATCGTAAAGTGTATGTGCCGACCGAAGAGGAAATTTTCTCTATCGAAAAGTCGGCACAACTGATTGCGATCGCCATAGAGCGATATCATGCGATTGATATGCTGCGGCGGAGCGAAGAGCACTATCGTCAACTGGCGCACTATGACTCATTAACGTCACTGGCTAATGGCCTGACGTTTGCTGAGCAAATGGAACAAGCGATTCTGTTATCCAAACAAACGGGTAGAAAAATTGCACTGATGTTCTTGGATCTCGATAAATTTAAACAGATAAACGATTCGTTTGGGCATGCTGTTGGCGATTTGCTATTAAAAGAAGCGGCTGCACGTATGCGTGGTGCGGTTCGGGATTCGGATACGGTATATCGTCGTAGCGGTGATGAATTCATTATTCTGCTTCAGGGTATTAAGGAAATTGATAATACACTTTATGTTGCAGATAAAATCCATAACGCATTGAATAAACCTTTTGAGATCAATGGGAAAAAGCTGGATATATCGTGCAGTATCGGTATTGCGCTGTATCCAGAACACGGCACCGATTCTCTGACGCTGGCAATTAATGCCGATTCCGCCATGTACCAAGCTAAAGCCATGGGGCGCAGCCAAACTCAGATTTATCACAATATGAACGATCATTGA
- a CDS encoding YfhL family 4Fe-4S dicluster ferredoxin encodes MALLITHKCINCDMCEPECPNQAISMGMDIYEIDTTLCTECVGHYDTPTCQKVCPIDNTIVKDPNHIEGNEQLWEKYVLMHHADRI; translated from the coding sequence ATGGCGTTACTCATCACCCATAAATGCATCAACTGTGACATGTGTGAGCCCGAGTGTCCTAATCAGGCTATTTCCATGGGCATGGACATTTATGAAATTGACACCACCCTCTGTACTGAGTGCGTAGGCCACTACGACACCCCTACGTGTCAGAAAGTCTGTCCGATCGACAATACGATCGTCAAAGATCCAAACCATATTGAAGGCAATGAGCAGCTGTGGGAAAAATACGTGCTCATGCACCATGCCGACAGGATTTAA
- a CDS encoding type I secretion system permease/ATPase, with the protein MKLHSVQETNGSDQSVAEESIVQESVVHEPQIVHEPIVHENSDPRSRHDDPLLDSLLILCTLQGKSVSRTTLTAGLPLANQRLSVKLLPRAAARAGLQGRVLKRSLNKISEMSLPAMLLLREGRAAILLGWNADGSARLMPSETEGGEISVEHNTLQQNYLGLVMFAQPRHQFDLQNPSLIPRTKSWFKDTLKLSRSLYLDAVLASLLVNIIALATPLFVMNVYDRVVPNQATATLWVLAIGVTGAFVFDLILKTLRGICLDMAGKKTDLIISATLFERITGMSMKARPPRVGSFAQNIHEFQSLRDFLSSLTLTTLIDFPFTLLLLLVIGIIGGPLVWVSILAYPIALLASWAMQKPLSATIEKTMHLASERQATLIETLSCLDAIKVNNAESERQHQWEQTIGSLSKLEMRAKALSSLAVNLTQWFQQFAGVAMIVVGVYMLINGKLSMGGLIACYMLNGRALMPLGQLSGLVSRYQQARLTMQTTEQMMQLPQERSDNERPLKRESIRGAIEFRDVTFNYPEQKTSSLQSISLTIAPGEKVGVIGRSGSGKSSLQKLIVNLYQPNTGNILIDGVDARQLDVSDLRHNIGYVPQDIQLFSGSLRNNLISGARYVEDEAMLRAAEISGVNEFARLHPDGYNLQVGERGQQLSGGQRQAVAIARALLLDPPILVLDEPTSSMDNTSEDRLKQALAPVIAEKTLLLVTHRVSMLALVDRLVIVDKGKIIADGPKAIVMDALKKGQINASR; encoded by the coding sequence ATGAAGTTGCATTCAGTACAAGAGACAAATGGTTCTGATCAATCAGTTGCCGAGGAGTCTATCGTCCAAGAGTCTGTTGTTCATGAACCGCAGATCGTTCATGAACCCATCGTTCATGAAAATAGTGACCCGCGCAGCCGTCATGACGACCCGTTATTGGATAGTTTGCTGATCCTCTGCACCTTGCAGGGGAAATCCGTCAGTCGTACTACTCTCACCGCCGGGCTACCCTTAGCCAACCAGCGATTATCGGTAAAATTGCTCCCAAGAGCTGCCGCACGCGCGGGGTTACAAGGGCGCGTTCTCAAACGTTCTCTGAATAAAATTTCCGAGATGTCGCTCCCCGCGATGTTGCTGTTACGCGAAGGACGCGCGGCGATTCTGTTAGGCTGGAATGCTGACGGCAGCGCGCGTCTGATGCCCAGTGAAACAGAAGGCGGAGAAATTTCGGTCGAGCACAATACGCTGCAACAGAATTACCTTGGTCTGGTGATGTTCGCCCAGCCCCGCCATCAGTTCGATCTGCAAAATCCGTCACTGATCCCCCGAACCAAATCCTGGTTCAAAGATACGCTTAAGCTTTCGCGTTCACTCTATCTTGATGCCGTCCTTGCCAGTTTGCTGGTGAACATTATCGCACTTGCCACGCCGCTGTTCGTGATGAATGTCTACGACCGCGTTGTGCCGAATCAGGCAACGGCGACACTATGGGTACTGGCTATCGGCGTCACCGGCGCTTTTGTTTTCGATTTGATTCTCAAAACGCTACGCGGCATTTGCCTCGATATGGCGGGCAAAAAAACCGACCTGATTATTTCCGCCACGTTATTTGAGCGCATTACCGGTATGTCGATGAAAGCCCGACCGCCGAGAGTTGGTAGCTTTGCACAGAACATTCATGAATTTCAGTCACTCAGAGACTTCCTTTCTTCACTGACGCTGACGACGCTGATCGATTTTCCTTTTACGTTGCTTCTGCTGCTGGTTATCGGCATCATCGGCGGCCCGCTGGTCTGGGTTTCCATACTGGCCTACCCTATCGCCCTGTTGGCGAGTTGGGCGATGCAAAAACCGCTGTCCGCCACCATTGAGAAAACCATGCACCTTGCCAGTGAACGGCAGGCTACGCTGATCGAAACCTTAAGCTGTCTGGATGCGATCAAGGTCAATAATGCCGAAAGTGAGCGGCAGCACCAGTGGGAACAGACTATTGGCAGCCTGAGCAAACTGGAAATGCGGGCTAAGGCGCTGTCTTCGCTGGCGGTAAATTTGACACAGTGGTTCCAGCAATTTGCTGGCGTTGCCATGATTGTCGTCGGCGTCTATATGCTGATTAACGGCAAACTCAGTATGGGTGGGCTGATTGCCTGTTACATGCTGAACGGCAGAGCGCTCATGCCGTTGGGGCAACTGTCTGGTCTGGTTAGCCGTTACCAGCAGGCACGTTTAACGATGCAAACCACCGAACAAATGATGCAACTGCCGCAAGAGCGTAGCGATAACGAACGCCCGTTGAAGCGCGAGAGTATCCGAGGTGCTATCGAGTTTCGCGATGTGACGTTCAATTACCCAGAACAGAAAACCAGTTCACTGCAAAGTATCAGCTTGACTATCGCCCCCGGAGAGAAAGTGGGCGTCATTGGCCGCAGTGGCTCGGGCAAAAGCTCGCTGCAAAAACTGATCGTGAATCTCTATCAGCCCAATACAGGCAATATTTTGATCGATGGCGTCGATGCCCGTCAGTTGGATGTCAGCGATTTACGCCACAATATCGGCTATGTTCCTCAGGATATTCAGCTATTCAGTGGATCGCTACGCAATAACCTCATTAGCGGTGCACGCTATGTCGAAGACGAAGCGATGCTGCGAGCCGCAGAGATTTCAGGGGTGAATGAGTTTGCTCGTCTGCACCCCGATGGCTATAACCTTCAGGTTGGTGAACGCGGTCAACAACTCTCCGGCGGGCAGCGTCAGGCTGTCGCGATAGCCAGAGCCCTGCTGCTCGATCCACCGATTCTGGTGCTAGATGAACCCACCAGTTCGATGGATAACACGAGCGAAGACCGGCTCAAGCAAGCTCTGGCTCCCGTGATCGCAGAGAAAACGCTCTTACTCGTCACCCACCGGGTTTCCATGCTGGCGCTGGTCGATCGTTTAGTGATTGTCGACAAAGGTAAAATTATTGCTGATGGGCCGAAAGCTATCGTGATGGATGCGTTGAAGAAGGGGCAGATCAATGCGTCTCGGTAA
- a CDS encoding HlyD family type I secretion periplasmic adaptor subunit, whose amino-acid sequence MRLGKYIKRIKRYFVGGDEESLQTMPEVSRAMAEDSPRSIRFTLWAIGAFFLFFILWAGLANIDEVTRGDGKAIPSSRLQKIQNLEGGIITEVFIREGQVVNAGDPLLRLDDTRFASNVGETEADRLALLSRIERLNAEINGQELVLSEEITTQAPKIAAGEKELYNSRRQQLHNEISGLEEQLVQRRQELRDFSSKEIQFRNSLGLLQQEIKMSEPLIAEGAISKVEVLRLRRAEVETRGQLDSIKLSIPRAESAIKESENKIEETRSRYKSEALSQLSEAQTSLNKIEATGKALEDRVNRTLVVSPVRGIVQQVLVNTIGGVIQPGSDLVEIVPLDDKLLVEAKIRPQDIAFLHPGQDAIIKLTAYDYTIYGGLKGQLEQISPDTVTDKEGNSFYIIRLRTDKNYLGSADKPLLIIPGMVASVDIITGKKTILSYLLKPIIRAKAEALRER is encoded by the coding sequence ATGCGTCTCGGTAAATATATCAAACGAATCAAACGGTATTTTGTCGGTGGAGATGAAGAAAGCCTACAAACCATGCCAGAAGTGAGTCGGGCAATGGCTGAAGATTCCCCACGTTCTATTCGCTTTACGCTGTGGGCTATCGGGGCTTTTTTCCTGTTTTTTATCCTGTGGGCCGGACTCGCGAATATCGATGAAGTTACTCGCGGCGATGGTAAAGCGATCCCCTCCTCCCGGCTGCAAAAAATCCAAAACCTGGAAGGCGGTATTATCACGGAGGTGTTCATTCGTGAGGGGCAAGTCGTCAATGCGGGCGATCCGTTGCTGCGCCTTGATGATACTCGCTTTGCTTCTAACGTCGGTGAAACCGAAGCTGACCGGCTTGCGCTACTGTCGCGAATTGAGCGCCTGAACGCCGAAATCAACGGTCAAGAGCTTGTGCTTTCCGAAGAGATCACGACGCAAGCGCCTAAAATCGCGGCAGGAGAAAAAGAGCTTTATAACAGCCGCCGTCAGCAATTACATAATGAGATATCAGGTCTGGAAGAGCAATTGGTCCAGCGCCGTCAGGAACTGCGGGATTTCTCATCCAAGGAGATTCAGTTCCGTAATAGTCTTGGTCTGCTCCAGCAAGAAATTAAAATGTCAGAACCGCTGATAGCAGAAGGCGCGATTTCTAAAGTAGAGGTTTTACGCCTGCGCCGTGCTGAAGTTGAAACCCGTGGGCAGCTTGATTCCATCAAACTTTCCATTCCGCGGGCAGAGTCTGCGATTAAAGAGAGCGAAAATAAAATAGAGGAAACGCGCAGCCGCTATAAAAGCGAGGCGTTATCTCAGCTTAGTGAAGCACAAACTAGCCTGAACAAAATCGAAGCCACAGGTAAAGCGCTCGAAGATCGGGTAAACCGAACGCTGGTCGTCTCCCCTGTTCGCGGTATCGTGCAGCAAGTTCTGGTGAATACCATCGGGGGAGTGATTCAACCGGGTAGCGATCTGGTGGAAATTGTTCCTCTGGATGACAAGCTGTTAGTCGAGGCTAAAATTCGCCCTCAGGATATTGCGTTTTTACACCCAGGTCAGGATGCCATAATAAAATTGACGGCCTACGACTACACTATCTATGGTGGCCTAAAAGGTCAGTTGGAACAAATCAGCCCGGACACTGTTACAGATAAAGAAGGAAATAGCTTTTATATTATTCGCTTACGGACTGATAAGAATTATTTAGGCTCAGCCGATAAACCGCTTCTTATCATTCCTGGCATGGTGGCCTCTGTTGATATAATCACAGGCAAGAAAACGATCCTCAGCTATTTGTTAAAGCCAATTATTCGGGCAAAAGCAGAAGCACTACGAGAAAGATAA
- the pdxJ gene encoding pyridoxine 5'-phosphate synthase: MAELLLGVNIDHIATLRNARGTAYPDPVQAAFIAEHAGADGITVHLREDRRHITDRDVRILRDTLQTRMNLEMAVTEEMLNIACEVKPHFCCLVPEKRQEVTTEGGLDVAGQQEKIDSAVARLSQANILVSLFIDADKRQIDAAVASGAPYIEIHTGAYADAPDDETRQHEFERIRDAATYAAAQGLKVNAGHGLTYHNVQPIAALPEMYELNIGHAIIGRAVMSGLKDAVAEMKNLMREARR, translated from the coding sequence ATGGCTGAACTGCTGCTTGGCGTTAACATCGATCATATTGCAACGCTGCGCAATGCGCGTGGAACGGCGTATCCCGACCCCGTTCAGGCTGCTTTTATCGCTGAGCATGCGGGGGCGGATGGCATCACTGTGCATTTACGTGAAGATCGTCGTCATATCACGGATCGTGATGTACGGATTCTGAGAGACACGCTCCAAACTCGCATGAATCTGGAAATGGCTGTCACGGAAGAAATGCTGAACATCGCCTGTGAGGTGAAGCCGCATTTTTGCTGTCTGGTACCGGAAAAACGCCAGGAAGTGACAACCGAAGGTGGGCTGGATGTTGCAGGGCAGCAGGAGAAAATCGATAGCGCAGTGGCCAGGCTTAGTCAGGCTAACATCTTGGTTTCACTCTTCATTGATGCGGATAAACGGCAAATCGATGCCGCCGTGGCTAGCGGTGCGCCCTATATCGAAATCCATACTGGGGCGTATGCCGATGCGCCAGACGACGAAACGCGCCAGCATGAGTTCGAGCGCATTCGTGATGCTGCCACTTACGCCGCGGCGCAGGGGCTCAAGGTCAATGCCGGTCACGGTCTGACGTACCATAACGTGCAGCCGATCGCTGCGTTGCCGGAAATGTACGAATTGAATATTGGGCATGCGATTATTGGTCGTGCGGTGATGAGCGGTCTGAAGGATGCCGTTGCAGAAATGAAGAATCTGATGCGAGAAGCACGCCGCTGA
- a CDS encoding TolC family outer membrane protein, with the protein MMRRDHFALLSFITFFSTATHAETIQDAIKNTLYTHPEVSASINSRFSAEHDLRAAKGGYLPSITLSAGVGREETDSPSTRASANKRVELSRQESSINLSQTVFDGFATSSEVGRQRATVNSRAYKVLNTSESTALDTVQVYLNVLQRQEFVRLAEANLASHERIYDQIRLRSEQGVGRLADLDQAEARLAQARNNVLTEKTNLDDAKINYMSVVGKVPENLVMPDASAIKLPASLDEAQRIMLTNSPALKSAESDIEATQQQYETSKSTFYPRLNVELSRTMDNNVDGTRGQNNEWQAMLRMRYNLYEGGSSKANMESKAYQVKEAQDVRNNALRLLSEELKLAWSALNNSRQQLPIAAEYADRSMKVRTAYQKQFGLGERTLLDLLDSENELFTAQRRLVEVRFTSLYTEYRIASRMGELLNRLAIPAPDAGTSLTNVTSHAELPSLN; encoded by the coding sequence ATGATGCGTAGAGACCATTTTGCTTTATTATCTTTTATTACCTTTTTTTCCACAGCGACACATGCCGAGACAATTCAGGATGCGATAAAAAACACGCTCTATACGCATCCTGAAGTAAGTGCTTCCATTAATAGCCGTTTTTCTGCCGAACACGATTTACGTGCGGCAAAAGGCGGGTATCTCCCCTCCATCACGCTGAGTGCAGGCGTTGGCCGCGAAGAAACCGATAGCCCCTCAACACGCGCCAGCGCTAATAAGCGTGTTGAACTCAGCCGACAGGAATCGAGTATCAATTTAAGTCAGACGGTATTTGATGGCTTCGCCACCTCCAGCGAAGTGGGCAGACAACGCGCCACGGTCAATTCTCGCGCCTATAAAGTATTAAACACCAGTGAATCGACGGCGTTAGATACCGTTCAGGTATATCTTAATGTGCTGCAGCGTCAGGAATTTGTTCGTCTGGCAGAAGCTAACCTTGCAAGCCATGAACGCATCTATGATCAAATCAGGCTACGCAGCGAACAAGGCGTTGGGCGATTGGCCGATTTGGATCAGGCCGAAGCACGTCTTGCACAGGCCCGTAACAACGTTCTGACGGAAAAAACCAATCTGGACGATGCCAAAATCAACTACATGAGCGTTGTGGGCAAGGTGCCGGAGAATTTGGTGATGCCCGATGCTTCTGCAATAAAGCTTCCAGCCTCATTGGATGAAGCCCAACGCATCATGCTGACTAACAGCCCGGCGCTGAAGTCTGCAGAATCAGATATTGAAGCTACTCAGCAGCAATATGAGACATCAAAATCAACGTTTTACCCACGCCTCAACGTTGAACTCTCTCGCACGATGGATAACAACGTTGACGGGACGCGCGGTCAAAATAATGAATGGCAGGCGATGCTACGCATGCGCTACAACCTGTATGAAGGCGGTAGCAGCAAAGCCAACATGGAATCAAAAGCCTATCAGGTAAAAGAAGCGCAGGATGTGCGAAATAATGCCCTGCGCCTGCTGAGCGAAGAACTTAAGCTAGCTTGGTCAGCGTTAAATAACTCGCGTCAGCAGTTGCCGATTGCCGCTGAATATGCCGACCGCAGTATGAAAGTACGTACCGCGTATCAGAAGCAATTTGGCCTGGGAGAAAGGACGCTGCTGGACCTGCTGGACAGTGAAAACGAACTGTTCACCGCACAGCGCCGTTTGGTTGAAGTTCGCTTCACTTCCCTCTATACCGAATACCGGATCGCATCCCGTATGGGAGAGCTATTAAACCGTTTGGCGATCCCGGCGCCTGATGCTGGTACCAGCTTGACAAACGTCACCTCCCACGCAGAGCTGCCGAGTCTTAATTAA
- the acpS gene encoding holo-ACP synthase: MAILGLGTDIVEIARIDAVIERSGERLARRILTDAEWTHYQQHQQPVRFLAKRFAVKEAAAKAFGTGIRNGLAFNQFEVFNDELGKPCLRFFAKAAELAEQMGVRYVHVTLADERRYACATVIIES, encoded by the coding sequence ATGGCGATTCTTGGGCTCGGAACAGATATTGTCGAAATCGCTCGTATTGACGCGGTGATTGAACGCTCAGGCGAGCGATTGGCCCGCCGCATTCTGACGGATGCTGAATGGACGCATTATCAGCAGCATCAGCAGCCTGTCCGTTTCCTCGCCAAGCGCTTTGCTGTGAAAGAAGCGGCGGCAAAAGCTTTCGGCACCGGAATCCGTAACGGGCTCGCGTTCAACCAGTTTGAAGTTTTTAATGACGAACTGGGCAAACCTTGCCTGCGATTTTTTGCTAAAGCGGCAGAGCTGGCTGAACAAATGGGCGTCAGATACGTCCATGTAACGCTGGCTGACGAAAGACGTTATGCCTGTGCGACGGTGATTATCGAAAGCTGA